A segment of the Nilaparvata lugens isolate BPH chromosome X, ASM1435652v1, whole genome shotgun sequence genome:
TTTCTTATCAATCCATTTCTATGTATAACTCATTACTTAGGCCTATATGTGTGGTGTTAATTGTGgcataaacaataaaaactttGGTAAATACAGTCACTCTACGCATAGCATCTGTGTATATTTTTCCAGTCATTGAGTGAGCCTGTGCGCGCCCACTGCCCCTGCAAACTGCAAGTCGTCATTGGTCGCTTCATTGTCCAATGCTGGGTGATAAAACTTCTTATTTTATCCTCTCTAACTTTGTATTCTGCAGGCTAAaacctatttatttttaaatttccattgatatttccaaattgaaaatttttcaatttaaaataaattcaaaatttttcaatcaacggaaatttaaaattaaataggtTTTAGCCTGCAGAATACAAGGTGAGAAAAGAGTATAAAATAAGACAAGCTGGACCGGATGGTTTAAATATGGTTCAAGCATAGGGAACTCTTCTTCAAACTTCGCTTCCTCCATTTGATATGTGCTGGAGACAATAATTGAGGATCCCGGAAGTTTGGAAAGTGGCTACAGTCAAATCTATTTTCAAGAAGGGAGATATAGTCCAGACTAACACCGAAAAAACTTTTATCTAGAGATGAGGTATTTCTTGACCTCACTAGTTACTTCAACAGCTCTCTGGAAGACAGCCTAGGCCTTCGCTGGAGGCAAATAAGAACAAATTTAGTGtcgaaaatatagaaaatacaaataaaacttTACTCCTCTCACAACAATACAAAAGAGAAGGTGATTATGATTTTAAAAAGGACAACCTTGGCGAGGATGGATGGAAAGACTATTAAGCATCAgttacaaatattcaaatactcaaatacaaaagaataataaattataaatgaactTAGTTTATCTATGGTTATATTAACGATGTGCTAACATTGAATACGCTTGACTATTAATCAGTTACTTAATCGTTGTGTCTCAGGGTTTCGAGTAGGCAGAAGGCCTCCTTCAATAGGgcttttaaaacttgaaaaatatttgaacgattttaaattaaatttggaagaggaaattACAATGATTAAACTGGACTGTTCAAAATGAAACAATGGGTGGCTCAAGgccaggggtgcccagcccccccaagggcaatggcgcaagccccccccaatccaagtgtaatgcccccccaaagtatcccaattcccaaccctttagttttttgcattagtcagtgtatgacaataaaattcacatcttacattctaatcttccaaagggcATTATCTACCTTTGTTctagtgaggaattctttctgttttcataatattgtaaaaatatataccatcgtttcttatctcttttaaaatagaaataaagtatcttttttatattatttttgagtttagaagtgcacccgttcttgttcggaaGGACTGGaaagtactacattacatcaggaataactacattacaaatattttaatgGGATATTAAAgtataagtaagggaggctttgctttttaaatgtaaaggttacttataaaaagttgaataataatatcattgatattctTTTATATCAATTTTGGTGAACAtccatacaaatttggaacgattttattcatacaatatataatgtcggcaagtttaggtattctaaattctatactattaaacgagaaatttctgtttagatgtttatatgtttgtatttcaccggatctcgaaaacggctctaacgattctcacgaaattcagaacttaGTATGTTTATAacataaaaattcgattgcactagttctcatccctagggaaactcgctgaaggacattaaaagaatttattcatccttggaaaaacagctgataatttcgtcgtctattgatggtggaagtgagtgagcgagtgcatgtgtgtgggactcagacaaaattatgactcagctgatgaacttttgtacctaattcaatcaggtacctagtggcagttgtacaaaagccggttaaattttaatcctgattaattccagtagaaccaatcagataagccatctttttgagatggtcttctgtgatttggttctcgtgaaattaatcaggattaaaatttaacatgcttttgtgagaaaaatttttgcattcctctgcgaattaatctcaatccactgtgattagatagaacctttctatatgaactatgaatatttattataatttcttctttcttaataatttttatatgcttttgtacccagagcggagctcggtgccccgatatttatcataaattggaacaggttgtcactgatattgtgttgttggtagtatttactttttaacattacaggagtaaataataacacaagtcgaacaaaatgtatcttaaaatggtttggtttttggaataaagatatcatctgaacaagtacattttgtaaattctatctattaataccaaatatcggggcaccaagctttgctcgttatttattcattgataaacagaactcaattctttgaaatgattggggaaggactaacaggcacagcccaaaactgtttcttcctcgaatttttatttattcactataaaattatagttggaatatttaatcttccaaaaagtaggttatgtttcatagacttgaattcaagtgaaattttcagtccaaatatttgaaaacataaaagttctaatttagattgtttacataccaaattgaataacaaaataacactcactaatcacttagagctgtaaaataatgattaactttgaatattatgatattaccatctcatgtcaacaaatcagattactgtattttgatcgagtgaattaaaatttctagatttctcgcgagatacgatgagctaattgattacacagctgatctcccacacaggcacacgcatcttctgttatcgacagacgacgaaatcatcatctgtttttccaaggatgaattatccttttcatgtccttcagggagttttctcagggatgagacctagtgcaatcgaattttgatatcataaacctactatattccgaatttcgtgaaaatcgttagagccgtttttgagatccgttgaacataaataaccatataaccagatatcatatattagaatagaaaaatacaaacagatatacagaaattgctcgcttaatataataggataacaacttatagtccagtcaaatggtcgtttttcaggaaacagccccgaaagcaTTTTTTTCGAtcgttctatctgtattttggggcgctaaattctaatctgaaattcgctcacacgccagagggcgacttcacccccaaaattttggacttttttaagttttccattcaatctcgagaaccttgaatttatcgagataaagcattctctatataatattaaagataataagattttatttccaatgaattgactggtcgcgcaggactacttttttgattttttatctgaagtgttccacaagatacgcaactttgaatgtgcgagaaatttgtgatatttcccccattttcacagtctcgcatatgcaacgttgcttatcttgtggaacacttcagataaaaaatccagaaAGTAGtggaggttgtgatgaattttctcctcttttcactcccatgaaatatacttctgttttcaatgccgttaaaaagttacagccaattgaaagatgatatttattttctcatttttcttgcgattttactgttattaaagagtctctaaaatgagtacaacaCATGACAGAagcttgcgattggtcttaaatgagagaaaatttcatgctctataagctgagttgccataaattgatcttgcatcactgtttatatcgaaaaactgtcgagactgtaaaaatgagaaaaatatccaaaatttcttgattttttgaatcaaacgtatcttacttcacgattatatttttacaaaaatcattcatctcacataaaagaggagattcttttaGTTTGCaatgttgtttataattgcattcccatttcagagacattaatatcatcataaaaCGACTTCGAAATTAAaatgattattagattaaaatgtacattacatttaacttatcattgtgcttttaagaaaattaagttgcaacagcaaggaaactcaaacacaggatcattaaaaattaaaattaaacaaaggaaatcagaataatagtggatgatgaagttataatttattttttcaaagatttaccttcaaactcataggcttagaattactaaaattcctgcatacaagatattattattaattgtattttttattctttatattgagttacactttgcagaatataacattgtaaaggtgggaagaagtattaaaattaactacattaggatatctctatttaataccttgattttttagccatgattcaaaatgttgacataaaatataaaaaaatcatgccccccccaaaaatgttgatggcgcaaattgcgccatgcccccccccccttgtgggcaccacTGGCTCAAGCTTAATAATGAATTAGGGACTCACCAGCCACAATGTACACCCTCACAGTTGTCCACTCCATCCTCCCGTGGTCGCTGCTTCTTGGTCTAAATGCAACCTGAACTACCTTTCTTGACTTTTCACTGCATTCAATAACACAGCTGACAGAATACTGGaaactaataatttaaaataacagatCACAAGTTTCTCTGTAATTTTATTCTTGGAGgtggaaataatttattttatcgaTTTATTCAGGTATTGGGTGGGGGTGATTGGCTTGGAGAGCCTCTCCACCTTGCAGGCACCTCGGAGGACTAATAATCACCTCGAAAGCTTCCACGCTAGGATGTTGGCTGCATTCGGCGTCAACCTGGATGTGTGCAGTTTTATACGTAAGTAGCTGCAATGATACATTAAAATTGCATTATAAGATAGGTATTTTACTTCCAACATAtcaagctgcgtacacatatacgcgcttccaacccgcaccgagcacgctccgccctcgttcctccatcgaaccacagtcgctccgcccacgcaccaatcatgaacgttacggaagatgttagattttctcgcgttccccggtcgaaccactgttgctccccggtcgatcatcaatcgctctgttggagtgacgttcggttgcggagcagagcgaaagtctgtacgcacctttaagccTACTGGCTGTCATGATATGAAATTAACTCACCACACATAATAAAtgagtaaaattaaaaatttttgaaCTTCATTTATATGTCACGCTACCTTCCTATTCAGAATACATTCTACGGAGGTTACTTTTTCACATTCCTATTGGCCATTGATGAATATCCGAAATATTTTAGAAGTTACTTACACTCTTACTCTTAAACACAGTTGCTGAAATGGTTGTGACATTTGTCATACCAGTGGATTAGCCTGCCAAGAAGTCCTCTCCATAAAATATGCCACCAGATTAGTTTAAGTGGGCTGAGATGTTGTTTTGGAGCTCaagttattatataaatgattatttattgattttttagtcattcatacaacaagcacattatcaaaatgatcgggagaggaaaaaataaagtaaccttgtgctattcctctcccaaatgtaGATAGCACATACtgtagtccgaaataggttaggtcttgtagttcttcaattcacaaaatttccagtcctcaagtattttcacaaaggagattttcaaaattagatgcttcaaaactgaacatagaagatatatttcacattattataactagaataggaaatatttacatattaagaatataaatttaaagttaccgaaaaacaaacggttcttgtttttttttcaggaaaattaaGAGAAGTTGAGAGATTATCATTTGATGATCCGTTcgctttaagttagtttttagtttttgactttttcatgtacattttcatgtatgttctGGAAAGaattaaatgattgattgattgattgatgatttacAACGTATAGACAGAGACGATCCGCAACGAGTGCGTAGGGCTCGAAGTGACAACAACGCCAACTCTGATGCAATCAGGATGGCGCTGCGGCGATTAACGCGCCAGGAAATTACACTAATAAATTTCCTGACGACGGTGAGCCATTGTGCTGACAACCTGATAGAACGGGGATTTGTCCAACAGCACAATGGCCTCCAGGAAGCGGTCGTCGTTGACGAGGAAATAATTGAGTGGATGTTGCCAGTGGCAGGAGAGTTTTTaagcaattgaaaatattgacttTGCCTGATGTTTATGTGTTTGAACATCTTTTATAAGGAAAACCTGTCTTGTATTACAGTTAATAGCTCTGATCATACTCATTATACTAGGCATGAATCAACAAAAGGGTTTTacacttttttctcttcattttatgttgtgttaaattttctagtttttcgaaatttgattTAAACCTGACTATGACTATGAAtaggccccgtttcggaaagccaattttccgactccagctgtttcaagtctagaactcagctaaatcccgagccacagaatacaatattttgtattctgtgccagagctcggaaaccggctcaaTATGAGTTAATCAGTTAAATTATTCTTATACATTAAATGGACTTATAAATTAGGCTCTTCAATAACTTACGGTACCAAATGTTTCAAGAAATTGTGATATTGTCTGTTTTGAGAGAAATATGAAAGCTTTACTTGTTGACGATTCACCATATTAATAAGAATGAATTGTTAATGAATAtatgatattatttgtttagctaatgctgttatttactttatttgtttgtatttgacTGTGTTGTGcatttttgtaatgttataacaataaaatgaaattaagtAGTCTGTCTACAATAAGTTTGTAATCTGTGGCTATTTAAATCCTTGCTTAAAGTAAAGTTAATCAtgctataatatttttgaagatatgagtgatgaagaaaatattttaatgttgaaccataatgatattactatcgtatttcataaaactttaaagtaaaaaaaaaccaatcacattctttgatgtggtgacgtccgtttcgtgctggtattgaaGCAGAATTGTTACTCAGAGACTCctgagtttctgtttggcttgaaaatgtgcaataccagcacgaaacggacgtcgccacatcaaagaatgtgagggtttttttaatttaaagttttatgaaatacgatagtaatatcattatggctcaacatcaaaatattttcttcatcataattatagtggaaacaagatggataaccaacaacataATGATATGAtatcattttatataaatatgattttaatagTTATTCACAATATATAATTGTAAATATGGTTATGTAATGATAAAGTGACAATTCCATGTGGTGATCAATGTATATTTTGATCAGCAACAGAAATTAGCATACCGCAATAGCCTACATAATCAAAATTCCAGTAGGTgaataaaatactaaaatacGCAATATATCGTCAAaatcaaatgtatttattcatttaaaatactataaaatttacataaaataaatacatatgaATAGGCTCCCCGCTTGGATGACAGGTCCGTGTGCGGGGGGGAGTCGCATaaagcaaacaatattcatttcataataattatgtatcacatcattataatatggagaaaataattcaattttatatacggtaggtaattgacaaaatataatacgtaaattaaaattaaaaaaataaaatatatatacttCAAGTGAAAGTTTGGGttgattttgatgaaaaacGCTTTATTGAGAATTCTACCCGACAGCAATCAGGGGtttatgataattaatttattaccaaatacaagaaatatttttataaataaaacaattaattttataaagcaaatgagaaaagaaattaaaagaaaaatggaaaatttggaaaaagagAACCAAAAATGGAAGATCTAACTTTTtaccaaatacaagaaatatttttataaataaaacaattaattttataaattaaagcaaatgagaaaagaaattaaaagaaaaatggaaaatttggaaaaagagAACCAAAAATGGAAGATCTAACTTTTtaccaaatacaagaaatatttttataaataaaacaattaattttataaattaaagcaaatgagaaaagaaattagaagaaaaatggaaaatttggaaaaagagAACCAAAAATGGAAGATCtaactttttgaatataggGCGAAAAAAGTAGAGCATCCGCCGCTTCAGTCCCGATGCTAAGGAGCCACACACCAACCCTCCGCCTGTAAACAGCGACAGTGCAGCGCTCACTTGGTGTGAATACAAGgaatatattattcttattaattatttttcattgtttctaagtgaggaccttgagtttaacAACTTTTATATATTATCTTAAATTTATTTCCTACAGACTAAGAAAACGCCAGATTTTTCTCCCAAAATTGGTCattaacaaaaatatacaagaaaTATTAACAATTGTACTTttctaatattgataaatttactTTCCAGTTATCGTAAAACTATTTAAAACACTACAAAGTTTAAGATGACCAtcaatgtttgaaaaaaattcttaaatgttatttaagaaaaaactTATGGGTTCTTCTAGACCACCGCGCCAGTAGTAGTGTCTAAAAAAGGCTACCGTACTGGTAGTTTATTAGTCCTAATACAGGCTGTGTACTAGGGTGAAGTGTTAGATAGCTAGGCACAGTGGCCAAACATAGGCTAGTTGGCTCAACAAAACGTACAGATGTTGCCCCAAAATTGACAATTGGCGCGACAGAGGCAATTTGGTCAATAAATAGGCCTACCATTGGCAACCATGAGAGACAGTTAGGCAAAATTCTAGCCGAGGAGCTACCGCTGTTATCTCAGTTGTTATTGAAGATATAGACTCAATATTTTTAGGTGGAAGAGAAGGACAAAAAAAAGCGCGGTACGCGGTAGCCTATTTtgatacaattcaattcaatttttagaaataggctagctgtttcaaaactaaccttgaGTAACGGCgactttcaatatcaattacaatTCTATTActtgaataacttttgaatacagtactaataatttataattcatgtAATATTGAATCCAATGATTTCATGAAGAAATCTATTTTCTGTGTTGAATAATTAGGTAGCTATGATTTGAAGTTACTATCATGGCAAGAATGTGTATTGCCACTATGTTGATCCTACGCAGCACCGTATGCCCGCCCATCATTTATTAAAGCTACCATTAGGATAGTTTTTTGTGATCACGATTACTAATCACTGTGATTAGACATTTTGATAAATATCAACATATTAGCATTTATAAGCAAAAACCCAACCTCCTAACATTTCCTTTTACCTTgtaaagtaaaagtaaattcgtatggcttttgtagTTGGGGAGTCCCTTGAGGGAaagtcccaccgcctgaatatataatttaagccgtcaatgggcctaacgactgtcatactttagCCGGGACCAACAATTTAACGTGACCATCCGATAATACGGGT
Coding sequences within it:
- the LOC120354383 gene encoding uncharacterized protein LOC120354383 — its product is MLAAFGVNLDVCSFIHRDDPQRVRRARSDNNANSDAIRMALRRLTRQEITLINFLTTVSHCADNLIERGFVQQHNGLQEAVVVDEEIIEWMLPVAGEFLSN